From the Candidatus Eisenbacteria bacterium genome, one window contains:
- a CDS encoding ABC transporter substrate-binding protein: MRRAVVLVTLVGLAIGCGNDPYPDADATKKIVYSAFSEPPKTLDPQVAYSTTDHVVTGAVYDKLLEYAFLDRPYRLIPGLAREVPEPRPLPGGRVAYRFRLREDLLYEDDPCFALGAPGRTTRQVVAGDVAYALMRIADPAVDSPVGSSFARVVGFREFTEKLAALRKDPAVAAKPAAEQYVVAGGIEGVRVLDPTTLEIVLTEPYPQILFWFAMEFTTPVAWEAVAYYDGEDGRDLFSEHPVGTGPFRLAVYDKRSRIVLERSPSWYGIRHPEWHAPAATYPTTGEPGDAAKGLLDPAYVGRPLPFIQRLELRLDREDIPAFTKFLQGYYDASGIIEESFDRVVKAGGLSPEMAAFDMRLSRTVVPSVFYLGFNMDDAQVGKPAGERGRKLRQAMSLVVDSREFSRIFQNGRGIPAESPLPPGIFGYDPDYVNPFRQVDVERAKRLLAEAGYPDGVDPATGKPLHLTFDTQDTSARGRLRYQFFCDEWRKLGIDVEIAATTYNQFQDKVRRGAYQVFMWGWVADYPDPENFLFLLWSKMARSQGGPNTANFSDPEYDRLFLEMRDLPDDERRLALIREMRGILQREGPWIELFHQEQYALIHGWMHNLKPLGMSFSTLKYEDVDPRVRRDKQLAWNQPILWPAYAGLVLVGIVLAPGVVSFWRRRR; the protein is encoded by the coding sequence GTGAGACGGGCAGTCGTGCTCGTGACGCTGGTGGGGCTCGCGATCGGGTGCGGCAACGATCCGTATCCCGACGCCGACGCGACCAAGAAGATCGTCTACTCCGCGTTCTCCGAGCCGCCGAAGACGCTCGATCCTCAGGTGGCGTACTCGACGACCGACCACGTCGTGACCGGCGCGGTGTACGACAAGCTCCTCGAGTACGCATTCCTCGACCGGCCCTACCGGCTGATTCCCGGCCTCGCCCGCGAGGTGCCGGAGCCGCGGCCGCTTCCCGGCGGGCGGGTCGCGTATCGCTTCCGGCTGCGTGAAGACCTCCTCTACGAGGACGATCCCTGCTTCGCGCTCGGCGCTCCCGGGCGGACGACGCGGCAGGTCGTCGCGGGCGACGTCGCGTACGCGCTCATGCGCATTGCCGACCCGGCCGTCGACAGCCCGGTCGGGAGCTCGTTTGCGCGCGTCGTGGGCTTCCGCGAGTTCACCGAGAAGCTGGCGGCGCTCCGCAAGGATCCCGCCGTCGCGGCCAAGCCGGCGGCCGAGCAGTACGTGGTCGCCGGCGGCATCGAGGGCGTGCGCGTGCTCGATCCGACGACCCTCGAGATCGTGCTGACCGAGCCGTACCCGCAGATCCTGTTCTGGTTCGCGATGGAGTTCACGACGCCGGTCGCGTGGGAGGCCGTCGCCTACTACGACGGCGAGGACGGCCGCGACCTCTTCAGCGAGCATCCGGTGGGCACGGGTCCCTTCCGGCTCGCCGTGTACGACAAGCGAAGCCGCATCGTGCTCGAGCGGAGCCCGTCGTGGTACGGCATCCGCCACCCGGAGTGGCACGCGCCCGCCGCCACCTACCCGACGACCGGCGAGCCGGGCGACGCCGCGAAGGGGCTGCTCGACCCCGCCTACGTGGGACGGCCGCTTCCCTTCATCCAGCGCCTCGAGCTCCGGCTCGACAGGGAGGACATCCCGGCGTTCACGAAGTTCCTGCAGGGCTACTACGACGCCTCGGGCATCATCGAGGAGAGCTTCGACCGCGTCGTGAAGGCCGGTGGTCTCTCCCCGGAGATGGCGGCGTTCGACATGCGCCTCTCGCGCACGGTCGTGCCCTCCGTCTTCTATCTCGGCTTCAACATGGACGACGCCCAGGTCGGCAAGCCGGCGGGCGAGCGCGGCCGCAAGCTGCGGCAGGCCATGAGCCTCGTCGTCGACTCGCGCGAGTTCTCGCGCATCTTCCAGAACGGGCGCGGCATTCCCGCCGAGTCGCCCCTGCCGCCGGGCATCTTCGGCTACGATCCCGACTACGTGAACCCGTTCCGCCAGGTCGACGTCGAGCGCGCGAAGCGCCTGCTCGCCGAGGCCGGCTATCCGGACGGCGTGGATCCCGCGACCGGGAAGCCCCTGCACCTCACGTTCGACACGCAGGACACGAGCGCGCGCGGACGGCTGCGCTATCAGTTCTTCTGCGACGAGTGGCGGAAGCTCGGCATCGACGTCGAGATCGCCGCCACCACCTACAACCAGTTCCAGGACAAGGTCCGGCGCGGCGCGTACCAGGTGTTCATGTGGGGCTGGGTCGCCGACTACCCCGATCCGGAGAATTTCCTCTTCCTGCTCTGGAGCAAGATGGCGCGCAGCCAGGGTGGCCCGAACACCGCGAACTTCAGCGACCCCGAGTACGATCGGCTCTTCCTCGAGATGCGCGACCTGCCCGACGACGAGCGGCGGCTCGCGCTCATCCGCGAGATGCGCGGCATCCTGCAGCGCGAGGGGCCGTGGATCGAGCTCTTCCACCAGGAGCAGTACGCGCTGATCCATGGCTGGATGCACAACTTGAAGCCGCTCGGCATGTCGTTCTCGACGCTCAAGTACGAGGACGTCGATCCGCGCGTGCGTCGCGACAAGCAGCTCGCCTGGAACCAGCCGATCCTGTGGCCCGCGTACGCCGGGCTCGTGCTCGTCGGCATCGTGCTCGCGCCGGGCGTCGTGTCCTTCTGGCGACGCCGGCGATGA
- a CDS encoding NUDIX hydrolase, which produces MAGDAGGDGASVRFPVSVKGVILCAGQVLLVSNPRREWELPGGKLERGETPEDCVVREIAEELGLTASVGPLLDAWVYPIAADVEVLVMTYGCTVASWPSSVVSPEGKRVGFFAPDALDGIPLPRGYHAAIRRWAAQQPV; this is translated from the coding sequence ATGGCGGGCGACGCAGGAGGTGACGGGGCCAGCGTCCGGTTCCCGGTCTCGGTGAAGGGGGTGATCCTGTGCGCCGGGCAGGTGCTCCTGGTGAGCAATCCGCGCCGCGAGTGGGAGCTCCCGGGCGGGAAGCTCGAGCGCGGCGAGACGCCCGAGGACTGCGTCGTGCGGGAGATCGCCGAGGAGCTCGGGCTCACCGCCAGCGTGGGTCCGCTCCTGGACGCGTGGGTGTATCCCATCGCCGCCGACGTCGAGGTGCTGGTCATGACCTACGGCTGCACGGTCGCGTCGTGGCCGTCGAGCGTCGTCAGCCCCGAGGGCAAGCGGGTCGGCTTCTTCGCGCCGGACGCGCTCGACGGCATTCCCCTGCCGCGGGGCTATCACGCCGCGATCCGACGCTGGGCCGCGCAGCAACCGGTGTAG
- a CDS encoding metallophosphoesterase, with amino-acid sequence MTALLDVAFPALALGTLVGVPLYAWRVRGRGYAIFGLVILAIALPGALVMHARLVALLPPAMAPWLHAGFAYAMAAACTHLCGLVRARLRSRLFRYAISLPGMVFIATGALSGLWLLALLPVCALCLLAGWNGALAALRWLDLVPFAVGLASVATSIRAVEEIVHIPLDDVEHATFTRLPVERRRPRAPAPSPSRPLRVVQIADPHIGPWQPVHRLERRIARLIARDPDLVLLTGDFLTMESAGTSGALVRALSPLAPIADRCYAVFGNHDHEAPQVVRHALAAHGIRLLVDDEVTAETAVGPVQILGADWVPRGHAEHLAQLCARFPRRNGHLRLLMLHDPLGFVHVPNGEADLVLSGHTHGGQVGLVSLGFDWTVLSGTRWPDHGLFAHGTNRLYVHRGTGFYGFPIRIGVPGEASVLEIVRA; translated from the coding sequence TTGACCGCCCTCCTGGACGTCGCCTTTCCCGCTCTCGCGCTCGGCACGCTGGTCGGTGTTCCGCTCTACGCCTGGCGCGTGCGCGGCCGCGGCTACGCGATCTTCGGGCTCGTGATCCTCGCCATCGCGCTTCCCGGCGCGCTCGTGATGCACGCGCGTCTGGTGGCGCTCCTGCCACCGGCCATGGCGCCCTGGCTGCACGCCGGCTTCGCCTACGCGATGGCGGCCGCCTGCACGCACCTGTGCGGGCTCGTGCGCGCCCGGCTGCGGTCGCGGCTCTTCCGCTACGCCATCAGCCTGCCCGGCATGGTCTTCATCGCGACCGGCGCGCTCTCGGGCCTGTGGCTCCTGGCCCTGCTGCCGGTCTGCGCGCTGTGCCTCCTCGCCGGCTGGAACGGCGCGCTGGCGGCCCTGCGGTGGCTCGACCTCGTGCCGTTCGCCGTCGGTCTCGCTTCGGTCGCCACCTCGATCCGCGCCGTCGAGGAGATCGTGCACATCCCGCTCGACGACGTCGAGCACGCGACGTTCACCCGCCTTCCCGTCGAGCGCCGCCGGCCGCGCGCGCCCGCTCCGTCGCCGTCTCGGCCGCTGCGCGTCGTGCAGATCGCCGACCCGCACATCGGACCCTGGCAGCCCGTGCACCGGCTCGAGCGGCGGATCGCCCGCCTGATCGCCCGCGACCCGGACCTCGTCCTGCTCACGGGCGACTTCCTCACCATGGAGAGCGCCGGGACGTCGGGCGCGCTCGTGCGCGCCCTCTCGCCGCTCGCCCCGATCGCCGACCGCTGCTACGCGGTCTTCGGCAACCACGATCACGAGGCGCCGCAGGTCGTGCGACACGCGCTCGCGGCGCACGGCATCCGCCTGCTCGTCGACGACGAGGTAACGGCCGAGACGGCCGTCGGGCCCGTGCAGATCCTCGGGGCCGACTGGGTGCCGCGCGGACACGCCGAGCACCTGGCCCAGCTGTGCGCGCGCTTTCCGCGCCGCAACGGACACCTTCGCCTGCTCATGCTGCACGATCCACTCGGCTTCGTGCACGTGCCGAACGGCGAGGCCGATCTCGTGCTGTCCGGCCACACGCACGGTGGCCAGGTGGGGCTCGTGAGCCTCGGCTTCGACTGGACGGTGCTGTCGGGAACGCGGTGGCCGGACCACGGGCTCTTCGCCCACGGGACGAACCGCCTGTACGTCCACCGTGGAACGGGCTTCTACGGATTCCCGATCCGCATCGGCGTGCCGGGCGAGGCGTCGGTGCTGGAGATCGTGCGCGCTTGA
- a CDS encoding glutathione S-transferase family protein, with the protein MINCYAFGAVPPFAQGLVRDLRVRWALEEAGLPYRVTLVGVGKGAISLDDYRAIQPFGQVPAIEDGDVRLFESGAIVLHVAEKSHALLPADPAARARVVQWMFAALNTIEMPIQELAAIDLFYSEERWAKEHRPAVAAAVRRRLGELAACLDGRAHLVGSFSAADILMTTVLRILRHTDLVAEQPALLAYKERCEARPAFAKALAGQMAPFEAAMAQARA; encoded by the coding sequence ATGATCAACTGCTACGCGTTCGGCGCCGTGCCCCCGTTTGCGCAGGGGCTCGTCCGCGACCTGCGGGTGCGCTGGGCGCTCGAGGAGGCGGGGCTACCCTATCGCGTCACCCTGGTGGGCGTTGGCAAAGGTGCGATCTCGCTGGACGACTATCGCGCGATCCAGCCCTTCGGCCAGGTTCCGGCGATCGAGGACGGGGACGTCCGGTTGTTCGAGTCGGGCGCGATCGTCCTCCACGTCGCGGAGAAGAGTCACGCGCTCCTGCCCGCCGATCCGGCGGCGCGGGCGCGCGTCGTCCAGTGGATGTTCGCCGCGCTCAACACGATCGAGATGCCGATCCAGGAGCTCGCCGCGATCGATCTATTCTATTCCGAGGAGCGGTGGGCCAAGGAGCACCGCCCGGCCGTCGCCGCCGCCGTACGGCGCCGCCTCGGTGAGCTGGCCGCGTGTCTCGACGGCCGTGCCCATCTGGTCGGGTCGTTCTCGGCGGCCGACATCCTCATGACGACGGTCCTGCGGATTCTGCGTCACACCGACCTCGTCGCGGAGCAACCGGCGCTTCTCGCCTACAAGGAGCGGTGCGAGGCGCGCCCGGCGTTCGCGAAGGCCCTGGCCGGGCAGATGGCGCCCTTCGAGGCGGCGATGGCGCAGGCGCGCGCCTAG
- a CDS encoding acyl-CoA dehydrogenase family protein: MRRDLFSEEHELFRQQVRRFVEKEVAPKVEGWNQRGTSDRETWKRAGAEGFLGVCAPTEYGGAGADFLYAAIVNEEMARVRAHGMMLSLHSDIVMPYITEYGSPEQKKTYLPGTISGDILLGIAMTEPGTGSDLANVQTTARRDGDHYVLNGAKTFISNGQIGDLFVVVAKTNPQAKPAHAGVSLLLVEASSPGFVRGKKLDKLGLRGQDTSELFFEDCRVPAANLLGKEGQGFKMLMQKLQQERLVIGITSIASCRRALEDTMTYVKERKAFGKPIAAFQNTQFTLAELWTEVEVGQAFVDKLLAAHVRGEDIVMEVSGAKWWTTDLQKRLVGACVQLHGGYGFMMETPIATDYADAAVQSIYAGTNEIMKVIIARRLGLGS, encoded by the coding sequence ATGCGCCGGGATCTCTTCAGCGAGGAACACGAGCTCTTCCGCCAGCAGGTGCGCCGCTTCGTCGAAAAGGAGGTGGCGCCCAAGGTCGAGGGCTGGAACCAGCGCGGCACGAGCGACCGCGAGACGTGGAAGCGCGCCGGAGCCGAGGGATTCCTCGGCGTGTGCGCGCCGACCGAGTACGGCGGCGCGGGCGCCGACTTCCTGTACGCCGCGATCGTGAACGAGGAGATGGCGCGCGTGCGGGCGCACGGCATGATGCTCTCGCTCCACTCCGACATCGTGATGCCGTACATCACGGAGTACGGCAGCCCGGAGCAGAAGAAGACGTACCTCCCCGGCACGATCAGCGGCGACATCCTGCTCGGCATCGCGATGACCGAGCCCGGCACGGGATCGGACCTCGCCAACGTCCAGACGACGGCGCGGCGCGACGGCGATCATTACGTATTGAACGGCGCCAAGACGTTCATCTCGAACGGGCAGATCGGCGACCTCTTCGTCGTCGTCGCGAAGACGAACCCGCAGGCGAAGCCCGCACATGCGGGCGTGAGCCTGCTCCTCGTCGAGGCGAGCTCGCCCGGCTTCGTGCGCGGCAAGAAGCTCGACAAGCTCGGCCTCCGCGGCCAGGACACGAGCGAGCTCTTCTTCGAGGATTGCCGCGTGCCCGCGGCGAACCTCCTCGGCAAGGAGGGGCAGGGTTTCAAGATGCTGATGCAGAAGCTCCAGCAGGAGCGGCTGGTCATCGGCATCACCTCGATCGCGTCGTGCCGACGCGCGCTCGAGGATACGATGACGTACGTGAAGGAGCGCAAGGCCTTCGGGAAACCGATTGCCGCGTTCCAGAACACGCAGTTCACGCTCGCCGAGCTGTGGACGGAGGTCGAAGTCGGCCAGGCCTTCGTCGACAAGCTGCTCGCCGCCCACGTGCGGGGCGAGGACATCGTGATGGAGGTGAGCGGGGCCAAATGGTGGACGACCGACCTCCAGAAGCGCCTGGTGGGCGCCTGCGTCCAGCTCCACGGAGGCTACGGCTTCATGATGGAGACGCCCATCGCGACCGACTACGCCGACGCCGCCGTGCAGTCGATCTATGCGGGAACAAACGAGATCATGAAGGTCATCATCGCCCGGCGGCTCGGGTTGGGATCGTAG
- a CDS encoding AraC family transcriptional regulator, which yields MIAPPPGPTVARLIVQQIAFGLGLLGVDGVAVLRRCDLDEAALKRLPERVPFALVVRLFAAMHAVTGEQGFGLRFAAQVLPETWEMLGYVVRSSGTLGDALLRAGRYLRLISDATELSLHVEGKRALLLYRNPYPELALPEITEFVLAVIAIIGRHLSGRNVVPLEVRFTHAEPDDTTLHTQLFGAPVRFRRPHDGLVLDEAVLHLPIGSHDPRLCTLLERQAEQLLARLPEPRRFTRAVQDLLTSEIESGNSSADRVAAHLGLHPKTLRRRLQAEGTSHRRLLESVRRDLAERYLTVSDKTVSEMAFMLGYADPSAFHKAFRRWTGIAPDVYRRRARLAPAR from the coding sequence GTGATCGCGCCGCCGCCGGGGCCCACGGTCGCGCGCCTCATCGTGCAGCAGATCGCCTTCGGGCTCGGCTTGCTCGGGGTGGATGGCGTCGCCGTGCTCCGCCGCTGCGACCTCGACGAGGCGGCGCTGAAGCGTCTGCCCGAACGCGTCCCGTTCGCGCTCGTCGTTCGTCTGTTCGCCGCGATGCACGCGGTGACGGGCGAGCAAGGCTTCGGCCTTCGCTTCGCCGCGCAGGTGCTTCCGGAAACCTGGGAGATGCTCGGCTACGTCGTGCGCAGCAGCGGCACGCTCGGCGACGCCCTCCTGCGCGCCGGGCGCTACCTGCGTCTCATCTCGGACGCCACCGAGCTCAGCCTGCACGTCGAGGGCAAGCGCGCGCTCCTTCTCTATCGCAACCCGTATCCCGAGCTGGCGCTACCCGAGATCACCGAGTTCGTCCTGGCCGTCATCGCGATCATCGGCCGGCACCTGAGCGGTCGCAACGTCGTCCCGCTCGAGGTCCGCTTCACGCACGCCGAGCCCGACGACACGACCCTGCACACGCAGCTCTTCGGCGCGCCCGTACGCTTCCGCCGGCCGCACGACGGCCTCGTGCTGGACGAGGCGGTGCTGCACCTCCCGATCGGCAGCCACGATCCGCGCCTGTGCACGCTCCTCGAGCGTCAGGCCGAGCAGCTCCTGGCGCGGCTGCCCGAGCCACGGCGCTTCACGCGGGCCGTGCAGGATCTCCTCACGAGCGAGATCGAATCGGGCAATTCCAGCGCCGATCGCGTCGCGGCGCACCTCGGACTCCATCCCAAGACGTTGCGCCGCCGCCTTCAGGCCGAAGGCACCAGCCACCGGCGCCTGCTCGAGAGCGTGCGCCGCGATCTCGCCGAGCGCTACCTCACCGTCTCCGACAAGACGGTGAGCGAGATGGCGTTCATGCTCGGATACGCGGACCCGAGCGCGTTCCACAAGGCCTTCCGTCGCTGGACCGGCATTGCGCCGGACGTCTACCGTCGCCGTGCGCGCCTCGCCCCGGCTCGATGA
- a CDS encoding trypsin-like serine protease translates to MRRAIAGALLGLLVVTDVVASGTLRPRIVNGVPTQARPTTGVLLQAYPNTFHAGFCSATLVGCQHVVTAAHCVCAGDDFASCGTPSTASLRVYLQHAGILAVSAADVNPAYAFSVAGDVAVLTLTQPVTGIRPTPINTTANPSAGTTATIAGYGITDGANDDFGLLRQGAVTLAACSGVPEPAHVCWTYDHPIGSPGTDSDTCSGDSGGPLFVDFGGGEVLAGVTSGGSSADCRPTDLSFDSNVFQNAAFIQSIAGGDLGPASCGTISQVGDPATSVTTLQFGSLGTDAQRCRTEVRKRYESYTKTRLKLMRRCVDRVQRGSATPCPDASTAAAIARAATRVDPLRLGLRCPASVVPAIGAAGPCTGAANADDLSACILAAGDAAADAMVDAEYADPTAAPGNAGLFACQLVIGKAASKYGLAVLKLGTKCQGYLDAGKVGACPDTTSQAKEAELAAKVLPAIQGSCSDAQVQLLDAAGTFGGGCAGSATTAAIAACEIAAHALEVDTLVGALSEVGTQREVSLTVPPGAATLRFTLNGIDAGLNDVDLYVRQGAPPTTSAFDARSINVGVYDGIEIPSPASGTWYVLVDPYAGGNVPFQMTATVFQ, encoded by the coding sequence ATGCGTCGCGCGATCGCCGGGGCCTTGTTGGGCCTGCTCGTCGTGACGGACGTCGTCGCGTCCGGGACGCTGCGGCCGCGCATCGTGAATGGTGTGCCCACCCAGGCGCGACCGACCACCGGCGTCCTCCTCCAGGCGTACCCCAACACCTTCCACGCCGGCTTCTGCTCCGCGACGCTCGTCGGCTGTCAGCACGTGGTGACGGCGGCGCACTGTGTCTGCGCCGGCGACGACTTCGCGTCGTGCGGCACGCCGTCCACCGCGAGCCTGCGCGTGTATCTGCAGCACGCCGGAATCCTCGCCGTGAGCGCCGCCGACGTGAATCCCGCCTATGCATTCTCGGTCGCCGGCGACGTGGCGGTGCTGACGCTCACGCAACCCGTCACCGGGATCCGGCCGACGCCGATCAACACGACCGCCAATCCGAGCGCAGGCACGACGGCGACGATCGCCGGATACGGCATCACCGACGGTGCGAACGACGACTTCGGGCTCCTGCGTCAGGGCGCGGTCACGCTCGCCGCGTGCTCCGGCGTGCCGGAGCCGGCGCACGTCTGCTGGACGTACGATCATCCGATCGGGTCGCCCGGCACCGACTCGGACACGTGCTCGGGCGATTCGGGCGGCCCCCTCTTCGTCGACTTCGGCGGCGGCGAGGTTCTCGCCGGCGTGACGTCCGGTGGATCGTCGGCCGACTGCCGCCCGACCGATCTCTCGTTCGACTCGAACGTCTTCCAGAACGCGGCCTTCATCCAGTCGATCGCGGGCGGGGACCTGGGCCCCGCCTCGTGCGGCACGATCTCGCAGGTGGGCGATCCGGCGACGAGCGTCACGACGCTGCAGTTCGGGAGCCTCGGCACCGACGCGCAGCGCTGTCGGACGGAGGTTCGCAAGCGGTACGAGAGCTACACGAAGACGCGCCTCAAGCTGATGCGCCGCTGTGTCGACCGCGTGCAGCGCGGCAGCGCGACGCCGTGCCCCGACGCGTCCACCGCCGCGGCGATCGCACGCGCCGCGACCAGGGTCGATCCCCTGCGCTTGGGCCTGCGATGTCCGGCGAGCGTCGTGCCCGCGATCGGCGCGGCGGGACCCTGCACGGGTGCCGCGAACGCCGACGACCTTTCGGCGTGCATCCTCGCGGCCGGCGACGCCGCCGCCGACGCCATGGTCGACGCCGAATACGCCGATCCCACCGCTGCGCCCGGCAACGCGGGACTCTTCGCGTGTCAGCTCGTGATCGGCAAAGCGGCGAGCAAGTACGGTCTCGCCGTCCTCAAGCTGGGCACGAAGTGCCAGGGCTACCTCGACGCCGGGAAGGTCGGCGCCTGTCCGGACACGACGTCGCAGGCGAAGGAGGCCGAGCTCGCGGCCAAGGTGCTGCCGGCGATCCAGGGCAGCTGCAGCGACGCCCAGGTGCAGCTCCTCGACGCGGCGGGAACGTTCGGCGGCGGATGCGCCGGCAGTGCGACCACGGCGGCGATCGCCGCGTGCGAGATCGCGGCGCACGCGCTCGAGGTCGATACGCTGGTCGGAGCGCTCTCCGAGGTCGGGACGCAGCGGGAGGTCTCGCTCACCGTCCCTCCGGGCGCCGCGACGCTGCGCTTCACCCTCAACGGCATCGACGCCGGTCTCAACGACGTCGACCTCTACGTCCGGCAGGGCGCGCCGCCGACGACGAGCGCGTTCGACGCGCGCAGCATCAACGTGGGCGTGTACGACGGCATCGAGATCCCGTCGCCGGCGAGCGGCACGTGGTACGTGCTGGTCGATCCCTACGCGGGCGGCAACGTGCCGTTCCAGATGACCGCGACGGTCTTCCAGTAG
- a CDS encoding HAD family hydrolase, with amino-acid sequence MSARPTILLFDIDGTLLHAGGAGRRAIARVFGDRFRRGETFDDVRFHGMTDRAIIRGGLERAGLPADEATIDGLCAAYLVALAAEMPHSQGFRVLPGVRELLLALDARDGVAVGLGTGNLREGARIKLGHAGIDRHFAFGGYGCDHEDRATIIRLAAERGAAHLGARPGECRVVVIGDTLRDVAAARAIGAEALTVETGGAAGAELLAGGATWAFADLTDAAVLPALVGR; translated from the coding sequence CTGAGCGCCCGCCCGACGATCCTCCTCTTCGACATCGACGGCACGCTCTTGCACGCGGGAGGCGCCGGCCGGCGCGCGATCGCGCGCGTGTTCGGCGACCGCTTCCGGCGCGGCGAGACGTTCGACGACGTGCGCTTCCACGGCATGACCGATCGCGCGATCATCCGCGGCGGGCTCGAGCGGGCCGGCCTGCCCGCCGATGAGGCCACCATCGACGGGCTCTGCGCCGCCTACCTCGTGGCGCTCGCGGCCGAGATGCCGCACTCGCAGGGCTTTCGCGTGCTGCCCGGCGTGCGCGAGCTCCTGTTGGCGCTCGACGCGCGCGACGGCGTCGCGGTCGGGCTCGGCACCGGAAACCTGCGCGAAGGTGCGCGCATCAAGCTCGGGCATGCGGGCATCGACCGCCACTTCGCCTTCGGCGGCTACGGCTGCGACCACGAGGATCGCGCGACGATCATTCGTCTCGCCGCCGAGCGTGGCGCCGCGCACCTGGGCGCACGCCCCGGCGAATGCCGTGTGGTCGTCATCGGCGACACGCTGCGCGACGTCGCTGCGGCGCGGGCGATCGGCGCCGAGGCACTCACGGTCGAAACCGGAGGTGCCGCCGGCGCGGAGCTGCTCGCGGGTGGTGCCACCTGGGCCTTCGCGGACCTGACCGACGCCGCGGTTCTGCCCGCGCTCGTGGGCAGGTGA
- a CDS encoding acyl-CoA dehydrogenase family protein, with protein MGFTLNEEQEAFRLAVRDWSTRALAPRVEELEATETFPVDLFRELGRLGYLGVGIPETYGGSGGDMVMRCLLIEEIGRVNCGFAAALLGHVGLATIPLIKFGTEAQKQQYLRPALTGEKLGCFGLSEPNAGSDAAAIRTTAVREGDEYVINGSKIFITNGTIADYCMLAAYTDRTRRGDGISMFIVDTATPGYVVSKKLRKLGHHTSETAVLAFENMRVPASCLLGGVEGGFKQVTSTLEGGRITHAARSVGVSQAALEVALQYAGEREQFGQRIGKFQAIKFKLARMAMEVETARTMVWRAAWLFDEGVPCMKEAAIAKLFASEAAQHVTWEALQIHGGYGYITEFPVERFFRDARLMTITEGTSEIQLTLIARELGI; from the coding sequence CTGGGCTTCACCCTGAACGAGGAGCAGGAGGCGTTCCGTCTCGCGGTGCGCGACTGGTCGACGCGCGCCCTCGCGCCGCGCGTGGAGGAGCTCGAGGCGACCGAGACGTTCCCCGTCGATCTGTTCCGGGAGCTGGGGCGCCTCGGCTACCTCGGCGTCGGCATCCCGGAGACCTACGGCGGCAGCGGCGGCGACATGGTGATGCGCTGCCTGCTCATCGAGGAGATCGGGCGCGTCAACTGCGGCTTCGCGGCGGCCCTCCTGGGGCACGTCGGGCTCGCGACGATCCCGCTCATCAAGTTCGGCACCGAGGCGCAGAAGCAGCAGTACCTCCGGCCGGCCCTCACGGGCGAGAAGCTCGGATGCTTCGGGCTCTCCGAGCCGAATGCGGGCTCGGACGCGGCAGCCATCCGCACGACGGCGGTGCGTGAGGGCGACGAGTACGTCATCAACGGCTCGAAGATCTTCATCACCAACGGCACGATCGCCGACTACTGCATGCTGGCCGCCTACACCGATCGCACGCGGCGCGGCGACGGCATCAGCATGTTCATCGTCGACACCGCGACGCCGGGCTACGTCGTGTCGAAGAAGCTCCGCAAGCTCGGCCATCACACCTCCGAGACGGCGGTGCTGGCGTTCGAGAACATGCGGGTGCCGGCCTCGTGCCTGCTGGGTGGCGTCGAGGGCGGCTTCAAGCAGGTCACCTCGACGCTCGAGGGCGGCCGTATCACGCACGCGGCGCGCTCGGTCGGCGTGTCGCAGGCGGCGCTCGAGGTGGCGCTCCAGTACGCCGGCGAGCGCGAGCAGTTCGGGCAGCGCATCGGGAAGTTCCAGGCCATCAAGTTCAAGCTGGCGCGCATGGCCATGGAGGTCGAGACCGCGCGCACCATGGTGTGGCGCGCCGCCTGGCTCTTCGACGAGGGCGTGCCCTGCATGAAGGAGGCGGCGATCGCCAAGCTCTTCGCGTCCGAGGCGGCGCAGCACGTCACGTGGGAGGCGCTCCAGATCCACGGCGGCTACGGCTACATCACCGAGTTCCCGGTCGAGCGCTTCTTCCGCGATGCGCGGCTCATGACGATCACCGAGGGCACGAGCGAGATCCAGCTGACGCTGATCGCGCGGGAGCTCGGCATCTGA